The Cherax quadricarinatus isolate ZL_2023a unplaced genomic scaffold, ASM3850222v1 Contig231, whole genome shotgun sequence genome includes the window CATGACATCAAATCTTTCCTGGTCGAGACAACCTGAGGTCTGGTCCCAGCTATATGCTCATTGTCTATTTATCTTTGCGGTAGTTGGGATATATACAACGGAATTCCCAGCATAAATTATCACACTAACGTCATCCCAGCAACACAAAGCAGACCGCTGCTTACTGGGACTCTCCCTGCCCGCTCACATAGAATATTCCAAGATAGTTGTTTTAATACCTCTAATTACGCATAATGCATTGTTTTCTCTCGAAACTCAGTTCACATTTATTTAGAGAAAAGAGAAAATGCAATACCTAATTTATAACAATGCGTTAAAATACTGATTTACAAGTATTAAGTGCTCAGCGTCAGTGAGCAAGCCATACTGGCATCCCTCTTACATGTCACTGTCACCCTCTTATAAACCAGCAAGAAGAGACGCTCCTCACAGCACATTAGCCAGCCTTCCCGACAACACCTGGTCAACATGCGGTCGACTGTGTTagtaagtgtggtggtggtgtcgctgCTGGTGGCACCTCTAGTGCCACAGAGTAATGCACAGGTCTGGGAGGCCCTAGCAGGAGCTGTCGCAGATAAAGTGGCTTCGTACGTAATATTTATTTACAGCAGTAAAATTTTGTGTATATTTGTTTTCATTATATGATCTCATAAAGCATTATTATCGCATTATTATATGTATTCTACTAGTAAGTCATTAATGTTAAGGAAGTATCAGTAAGtaaatgtttatattattaacaGACTGTGGGACGAAGGGGAGGTCGAGCTGATGGGTCATTACTGTAACTACAGTGTAAAGCCGAAGTTCAGAAGGTGGGAGTTATACTTCGACGGGACCATGTGGTGCCCCGGCTGGACCACCATCAGGGGAGAAGGTAACACATTTCTATTTCTGTTTTCATTTTTCACTTACCTATTATTTTTTAACTCACAAGCCTTCTCCCAGCGAGTTACGGTGACATGaaaatgaagaaacactttcaccgtcattcattcaatcactatcttgccagtaGCATGTTCATATCACAGTTCGGATGACTCTTCAAACTGCAATATCTCcatccctctttcagagtgcaggcactgaacaCACCCCCTCCAGGAGATAAGTCAGGTTAACTGGTTTCTGTAAatcttttcataaatgttactttgctcacactccaacagcgcaccaggtcataaaaaccacttaccttcactcaccccTGAATAACACAAGTCTTTTGGTTGCTCAAGACTCTAACACTCAAAACTTTTTTAGGCCCGTCTCCTTCCAAATCTTAGTGGGACGACTCCTACCCTTGGTTCCCTCCACCCCAGAATTATTTATTCTTGTAATCATCCTTTTTTgctacattctctctaaatgtccaaaccacctcaacaacccctcaccTCCTGGGCCCTTTTTGTAGCATTCAGATATTCAAATATCCAAGCTCCGAATTCTCTGGATgctattcacaccacacattgccttcaaccacgacatctccactgcctccagccttctccttcagCAATCTTTAAAACGCAAGCCTCATACTCATTCAACAGTGTTGGTACATTTACCTTTTTAGCTCCATGGATCGAGTTCTTTGTTTTCACAGATGCTTCAGTACACCACCCACTCTTTTCCCTTCACTAATTTTATGGTACACCTCCTCTTTCACAGACACGTCCATCAAcaagtccactctcaaatatctgaacaaaTTTACTTCCttcattctccctccctcttagATTTTTTGTTATtcccatcaccttgctctttactATGCTTACTTTTAAAACCTCCTTTTACTTTCCAAATTCctccatcaacctctgcaactttttttCAGTCTACCAAAAGTACCGTGTGAGTGGCAAAAAAACTAACTGTGGCAACTTTCACTGggtatcaaattctttatcttataatcccacacctctccccaataCCTTAACACTCACTTCACTCCTCATCTAAAAACTCTACTGCTATTAGATACCTACCAGCAAATTCCATAGATGTAATTAGATCTATGGGAAGGGTTCCACTCGTCTTGCCTACAAGGGGAgtggcaatgaatggatgtctagggcaattggtgtaaattgttggctagacaggtactgcaaggaatttccaatcccattcattgataactgggacaaattttatggcaaacgtgatatgtatgcaagggatggggtacatctctgaAGGGGCCATCACTGACTTGTCTAAGACTTTAAaccgatagattatagaggtatgggtgtgtgtgggaaacagtcaagCTTCAGTACTagagttgaaaacagcagatattaccagaattcctcagggatatgtttcatatacaatattcaaaataagttgcttgtaaaggcaaatcaattgatcaacaaagagagacagtagagggcagagactgactagctcccttaaggtttactatgctAATAGTAGGagagtaagaaataagatagatgaactTTAGATTACTTGCatgtgtaggtaatatagatattattcctataacggagacctggtgcaacctgaaagatagagaaatgccttctgaatgccacatacaaggcgccataaattattccacactgatagggtcaacaggaagggtggtggagtggcgatgtatgtcagagataatttaaattgttgtgttacactagatataagattagaagcatcagacacagaatctggctgcagtttctcgagggtcgtcaCTAATAAATATTGGGTGTGATTATTAAGCCCCCAAATTTTGAtatggagtgcagtaagctgctatggtataatattcataaggcgtctagatatgaaaatatcGTGTTGATTGGAGATTTTAGCTTTAGACAAATTTATTGGAACAGTATGAAGATTCTGGATTGCTTTTAGaatagtttgtgacagaaccaactaaaggaaaCATTCTGCTTGacctggttcttgccaacaaggaatcactaattaataatcaaggaatcactaattaataatcaaggaatcactaattaataatcatagaatcactaattaataatcaaggactcactaattaataatcttagtttcaatatatcatggaattacccaaataactgcaatcagGTCTCTGTCCCAGCCTTcaacttggctgatttcatgagACTGAGAAATTACATGGCTGGGctaaactggaatgacctgagtatgggtcaggtaggtggtgttggttgccaatatgacatttttcagagcaagttctagctgcccagacaacttatgttccaagtagggaaattagatcaaccaagaatgatcccaaatggataaacaacagattaaaacatctcattagtcaaaagataggcatatataggcatatcaaaagaggggataggcagttaagaaatcaatatattcaattaaagagagaaataataaagggaataagaaaagctaaaagagatTATAAGGCTAAAgtggcaagggattcgaagactaaccctaTAGGTTTCTTTCTGGTATATAGAggta containing:
- the LOC128692852 gene encoding anti-lipopolysaccharide factor; this translates as MRSTVLVSVVVVSLLVAPLVPQSNAQVWEALAGAVADKVASLWDEGEVELMGHYCNYSVKPKFRRWELYFDGTMWCPGWTTIRGEALTRSRSGVIGETTRDFVRKAFEAGIITEQSAQQWLNS